The DNA window TTTGCCGTGTTCGATTTCGCGGTGAACAGCGGGCCTGGCCGGGCGGCGAAATATTTGCAAGCGGTCGCGGGCGTTGCCCAGGATGGCCGGGTCGGACCGGCGACCCTTGCGGCAGTCAAGGCAAGGCCGGCCGGCGTCATCATCGATGCGCTTTGTGACACGCGGCTGGCGTTTCTCCAACGGCTGCCGACATGGAAAACCTTCGGGCGCGGCTGGTCCGATCGCGTCAGGTCGGTGCGGGTTCAGGCCCTGTTGATGTCGGCACAATGGCCACCGGTGGCCGCGCCTGCACCGCAGCCGCTCAGGGTCGAAACATCAGTTGGTGGAGCACCGGCGGTCCAGCCTGTGCCGCCGGCGCCACCATCCGGCGGCAAGACGGCTGCCGCGGCCGGCATCCTCGTTCTCATTGCGGGAGCGCTCGCGGCCTTCTGGCACCACGTCACTGGTTTTTTCGGGGGTCTCTTCTGATGACATGGTTCAACACGAACGCGCTGCACAATTTTCTCAACACGCTGATCGCCATCATCTGCGGCGGCGCGTTGGCCGGCTTCGACTGGACGATGTTCGGCGTGAGCGATCGCACCGCGCTTCAGATCAGCGGCGCCATTGCGCTGGCCAAGATCATCATCAACGCGGTGCGTGACGGTCCGCGCGGCATGGTCGCGCCGCCGCCGGCCAAGGAGACATGAGATGGGAGCGCTCGCACTGCTTGGCCAATTCTGGCCGTATCTCGCTGCAATGGGCGCTGCGCTTGCCGGTCTCTGGACGGCCTATGCCAAGGGCAAGGCCAGCCAGAAGGCCAGGCAGGATGCCGCCGACGCCACGGCGCGCACCGAAGCCCAGAAGATCGACGACGCCATCGCCGGCCGGACGCCGGACGACAACCGGGGGAGGCTGGGCAGATGGTCAAAATCATAGCGCTCTCGCTCACGCTGGCCGGCTGTACCACATCAGGCGGGTCGTTCTGTGCGGTCGCGCATCCCATACGGCCGACACAGGCAGAGGTGGCGACCCTTTCCGGCGCGTCGGTGGCGGCGATCCTTGCTCACAACGAGAAGGGCCGGAAGCTCTGTGGATGGAGGCCGTGATGCACGATCTTTTCGACCTGCTCGGCATCAAGGGACCGGTCGTGGCGGCGGGGCTCGCCGGTGGCGTTCTGCGGGCGCTGTCGCGGCATCGCTACAAGCTGCGCGAAATGGTGGCCTCGCCGATCTGCGGCGCGCTTGCCGCGGCCTATTTGACGCTGCCGGCGGTGTCCTACGCCAGGATCACCGGCTTGCCGATGCCGGACCCCGCCGACGACACCACCACGCTGGCCGCCGCCTTCCTGATCGGTGTCTGCGCCATGTGGATTTCGGACGTCCTGTTCGAGTTTGTCGTGAGGCGGTTCAAGTCGGTGCCGGAGGAGTAGCTGTTGGCGCGCCGGTTGGTGTTGTTTGCTGGCGACTGCTTGACAGATTCCCGAGACACTTTCGTCATAGCCCGCTCCGGTTCGCCGGGGCGGGCTATTTTGCGTTTCGGGACCGGCGGCAAGCCTCAAGCCAGGATGTTGACCGCGCGTGCCGCGACCAGCGCGATGGTCAGCAGCGAGATCATGGCCTCGGCCATCATCAGCAGCTTGGCGCGTTGGGAAAGCGGCAGCGTGTCAGTGGGCGAAAACGCTGTTGCATTGGTGAAGGCGAGGAAGAAGTAGTCGACGAAGCCGGGCAGCCAATCGCGAAGCTCACGGTCGTTCAGCGTCATCTGCGCAAACAGGAAATCGGCCTGTGCAAGCTTGACGAGGCCGCAGGTCGGCGGCCCGCCGCGGTCGGTGCTCCAGAACCACAGGGCAAAGACGATGACGTTGGTGACCCAGATGTTGAGCGCGTCGATCAGCAGCGTCGTGCCGCTGTTGCCGGCATGGCCCTCCAGCAAGGCACGCACCAGCAAGACCAGCGAGCCGCAATTCATGACGCTGATGATGGCGGTCATGGTCAAGGCGGTTCTGCGGATCATGATGCGAAATTGCCCGATCGCGTGCCATTCGTGATCCTCGACTGCCTTTCGGGTGGCGGCCTGTGTCCAAGCCGTGGCCACCGACAAGGGCAGCAGCAGGGCGGCCTCCAGCGCCGGCGCCAGCCAGCGCGGCCCGAATGAGAGGTTGTTTATGACCAGAAGCTGCAGGCAGATGATGACCAGAACGGCTGCACGCGCCATCCAGAAGTCGAGCGCACGGTAGTGGATGACGGCATGGTGGTGGCGCATTGGGACCCGGATTTTTTCAGACAGGGTCAGGCGTGCAGCGCTGTCCTGCCTGGGGGAGAGGAGCGTCGATACTCCTGCCCGATCTTGGTGCTGCAATGGCACACGGCTATACTTTTTCGTAAGCTTCGATGCTTGGGGCTGTTCGTCAAACCGGACTATGTGATTTAAGCGCGGCATGGCGGGAATAGATGAATCCATGGATCACTGGGGGCCGGCGGGATTGCTTGCGGCCGCCGTCGATTCCCCATCGATCTGGTCCAGTCTGATCCGTCATCCCTGGTATTTGCTGGCGATTTTGTGCCTGACACAAATCCTGTGCTGGACTTTGGCGCCGGCGCTTGTCAACGTCTCACCGCCCAACGATGTCGTCGAAGGCTTCATGTGGGGACGCGAATGGGTGCTGTTGACCTACAAGCATCCGCAGCTTCCCGGCTGGCTGCTCGAGACCAGCCATCTTCTGACCGGATCGTTCCGCTGGCCGCAATATCTGCTGGCCCAGCTTGTCATCTCGGCGACCTTCGTCTTCGTCTATCTGCTGGCCCGCGACATGCTCGGAAAAACCCGCGCGCTGGCCGCCGTGCTTTTGATGCCGTCGCTCTATTTCTTCGGCTGGCCGACCCCGCAGTTCAATCATGACTACACGCAAATGCCCTTCTGGGCTGCTATCTGCTGGCTGCTGTGGCGTGCAACCCGCGACGGTGGGGCAAGATGGTGGCTTTTGATGGGGCTGGTGTCGGGCGTCGGGCTTTACGCCAAGTTCTCGACCGGCCTGCTGCTGCTGTTCGGTGCGCTCTGGCTGTTGTGCGACGCACGGGCACGCAGCCGGCTCGCAACGCCCTGGCCTTGGCTTGGACTGGCGGTTTTCGTTGCCGTCGCAGCGCCGCTGGCCGTCGAGCTCTATCGCATGGATTTCCTGCCGCTGACCTATGCCGCCTGGCGCGATCAGTGGGTGCTGGCCCATCGCTCCCGCTTTTATTACATCAGCGTCCAGATTGCCGGACTCTGCGGCTTCGTTCTGGTGCTGGCGATATCGGGGCTCTTGCGGCGCTCGCCCCCGCCGCAAGAACCCGTCGCGCGCAGTACCCTCATCTATCTCTTGTGGATGGGGCTTGGCCCGGCGATCCTCGTCATGGCGGCGTCCCTGTTCACAGGTGCAGGCGAGGCCTGGGGCGCGCCGATGTACAATCTTGCCGGCGTTGTGGCGCTCGCCCTCCTGGGCCATCGTCTCGGCGCCGTCGAGATGCGAAAGCTGGCGATCTGCGCGTTCATCTGCATTATCGGCATCTCCGGTGCCTATGCCAGCATCCGCTGGACGAAATGCAATTTGCGTGGACGCATGGACGCCGTCTGCTGGCCGGCGCAGAAGATCTCGGACGAGGCTGAGGCCGTCTGGCATGCGGCCGCGCCCGGTCGGCTCGACATCGTCGGCGGCCATCCCCTTCTTGCGCCGCTGGCGGGCCTCAATGCCTATGACAAGCCATCGATCTTCACCGAACTGAACATGCAATACGCCCCCTGGATCACCAGCCAGCGGCTGCGCGACCACGGCATACTTCTGGTCTGGCCTGGGCACGACGTACCACCCTATCTGCAGGCGTGGCTGGGCAACACCCCGGTCAAGACAGTTCTTTTCGACTGGTCGCTCAAGGCACCGCCGGTGGCGATCAGCTTTGCCGCCGTTCCGCCCGGCGCGCCGCAGTTGCCGAGTGTGATCGACAGCCTCACCCGACCGGGCAATTGAAGCCGGTCCGTCGGCCCCGCTGGACGAAGCAGGCGACAATGCCCATCTATGGGGAGATCCAACTTGCTTTTGCGCAATTCCCGAGGGAAAGCGCTACGCGCTTTTGCCGGAATTGCTTTTGAGGAGACGTGATATGGCGACTTCGACCGAACGCGCAGTCCTTGCCGGCGGCTGCTTCTGGGGGATGCAGGATTTGATACGGCGCTATCCCGGCGTCATCTCCACCCGTGTCGGCTACAGCGGCGGCGACGTGGCCAACGCCACCTATCGCAACCATGGCAGCCATGCCGAGGCCATCGAGATCAATTTCGATCCGGCAATCATAAGCTATCGCACGCTGCTGGAGCGCTTTTTCCAGATCCACGATCCGACGACCCACAACCGCCAGGGCAACGATGTCGGGATGAGCTATCGCTCGGCGATCTATTACACCAGCGACGAACAGAAGCGTGTCGCCGAAGACACCGTCGCCGATGTCGATGCCTCGGGTCTGTGGCCGGGCAAGGTCGTCACCGAAGTCGCGCCGGCGGGTCCCTTCTGGGAAGCCGAGCCTGAGCATCAGGACTATCTGGAGAAATACCCCAACGGCTACACCTGCCACTTCGTCAGGCCAGGCTGGAAGCTGCCGGTCCGCGAGAAGGCGGTTTCGTAAGGTTTACAGGATCGGGGCCAAAGCCCCGATCCTCGCCTTGCGGACTATCCCAGATCATGCCTGCTGCGTGGGGTAGAGCGTCAGGATGTTGACGTTGACCCTTGGCGGTTGCGACACCGCGTAGAGCATCGCGGCGGCGATATCCTCGCTCTCCAACAGCTCCATGTCGCCCAGTCTTTGCTCTACCGCCAGGCGCACGTCATCGCGCATGTTGGCAGTGAACTCGGTCCTGACCGCGCCCGGTTCGATCACGGTGACGCGGATGCCGTCCTTGCCGATTTCGCGGCGCAGCGATTCCGCCATGGCGCTGGCTGCGTGCTTGGTGCCGGAATAGACGACCGAAGGGTGGATGTAGCGGCCGGTGCCGGACGAGACGATGACGATATGGCCCGAACCCTGCCGTTTCATCGCCGGCATCGTCGCGTTGATCGTGTAGAGCAGTCCCAGGATGTTGGTGTCGACCATCGCCCGGTATTCGCTGGTGGTGGTGTTCTGGAAGGGGGCGGCGACGCCGACGCCGGCGACATTGAACAGCATGTCCAGTCGGCCATAGCTTTCCAGCACGCGACTGACCATGGCGGTTGCCTGCTCCTCGTCGGTGATGTCGGCCTCGATCACGAGCACCTCGCCGCCGGTGTCGTGGATGCGCTTGGCCAGATCGTCAAGCCGTTGCCGGCGCCGTGCCGCAATGGCAACGACCGCGTCTTGCGCCGCCAGCGCAAGCGCTGTTGCCATTCCGATACCGGAGGAGGCACCGGTCACCAGGGCGATTTTTCCGTTGAGTTTCCACATGTTCGCTGCTCCTGCTCAGAGGGAGATTCGGATGCGCTCAATGCCGATTGATCGGCGCCGTTTGAGACATGTCTTCAAGCTAGACAACAGACGCCTCGCGGAAAATGCGATATAATTCCATTATACTCATTGGAGAATCTGGCATAATGCGCGGAAGTGACTATGCTGAATTGAAGGCCTTCGCCGCCGTCGTTGCGCATGGCAATTTTGCTCGTGCCGCGGAAGGTCTCCGAATTTCGGCATCGACGCTCAGCCAGACGATCCGCCAGCTCGAAGCGCGGCTTGGCCTGCGCCTGCTCAACCGCACGACCCGTAGCCTCTCGCTGACCGAAGCCGGCGCGCGTCTGCACGCGCGCTTCGCGCCGGCCATGGCCGAGATGGAGGCGGCGGTCGGCGATGCCGCCGCCTTGCGTGACACGCCGGCTGGCATCTTGCGCGTCCATATGCCCAGCGTTGCCGCTGCCACCTATCTGGAGCCGGTGCTCGGCCGTTTTTATCAGACATGGCCGGAGATCGTGCTCGATGTGACGATCGACGATGCCGCCATCGACAGTGTCGAGGCCGGCTATGATGTCAGCGCCAGGCTTGGCGAATTTCTCGAAGCCGACATGGTTGCCGTGCCGCTTGGCGGCGCGCAGCGCCAGCTCGCCGTGGCCTCGCCGGACTACATCGCTCGTCACGGATCGCCGTCAGCACCCGCGGATCTGCTCAAGCACCGCTGCATCAATTGGCGCCGGCCAGGCAGCGCCGGCCTCTACGCATGGGAATTCGCCAGGGATGGCCAGTGGTTCTCGGTCGCGGCCGATGGTCCGCTGGTTGTTTCCAGCCGCGACATGGCGATTGCCGCCGCGGTGCAGGGCGTCGGCATTGCCTTCTGGGCGGAAGAGCTGGTGCGTCCGCTGATCGACGCCGGCAAACTGGTCTCGCTGCTGGATGCCTGGTGCGCGACTTTTCCGGGCTGGTTCCTCTGCTACCACAAGCAGCGCCATACGCCGCCGGCGGTGCGCGCCTTCGTCGATTTCCTGCGGCATGCACATGCTGGCCAAACACGGTCAGGTGGTTGATGGCGTACGAAGGCGATTGCATCGCGACTATGGGGAGAGCCGGTCGCGGCAGCGAAGGTTCCCGACATAATTCCACTCAGGCGGCACCACCCCTGGCGCAATGCTTTTGGCGCAGTGCGCGGAAAAAACGGCTTTCACTTCAGCTCGAATGGTGCTTTAACCCGCACATCCACAGGGGTGCTCCGTACGGTCGGGGCTGAGACGGGGGCGGCAAGCCCACAGACCCTAGAAGCTGATCTGGGTAATACCAGCGGAGCGAGGCGGGCGATGTTTTCAGGCGCACAGATTTCCCTATATCCCATGGCCGACGATTTCGTCGGTGTCATCCTTGGCGCGCTCGGCGCGCTCGATCCCTGGCGCGACAAGCTCAGGATCGAGACCGACGACATCTCGACCTTGCTGGTCGGGCCGCCCGAAGTGCTGTTTCCAGCCATGCGCGACCTCTTCGTGGCGGCAGCACGCAGCGGCAGACATTGCGTGTTGTCGGCCACCATCTCGCGCGGCTGCCCGGGCGAGCCGGATGATCCGATCTGCCGCTCCGATGCACTTGGCGGGCCTGTCGGGCCACTCGGTCCGCGCAAGGATGCGGCGATCGCGGCGGTGCGCAATGCCGAAGCCACCGGCCAGCCGGCGGCAGCGCAGTTCTCGCTCTATGTGATGGGCACCGACGACCACATGGACGAGATCTACGGCTGCATCGATTTTCTCAAGCAGTCCGGCGTCTATGAGCGTTCCAAGCATTTCTGCACGAAATTGCGCGGTGATGCCGGTGCGATCTTTTCGGCGCTGGACGAGGCTTTCTGCCGCTTCGGACCAGGCGCCGGCCATGTAACCCTCGACGTCACGGTCTCGGCCAACAGCCCGTCGGCTGTCTGAAGCTGCCGCCGCCTCCGCGCGGCCGTCAAAGGTTATCTCCCGTGGTCTCATCATCAGTCGCTTCGCGCCCGATCGCGAGCCTTCTCGTCAAGGCGGGACCGGCCATGGTCTCGGTCGGGCTGCTCCTGCTGACATGGGAGCTCTATGCCAACTATTCCGGCATCAAGCCGACGATACTGCCGGCGCCGTCGCGTGTCTTCGAGCAAGCGATGCTCAATCGCGAGGCGCTGGCCGACAACGCCATTCCGACCATCCGTGCCACGCTGCTTGGCTTTGCCTGCTCGCTCAGCGCCGCCTTTGCGCTGTCGATGCTGGTCGACTTCTTCCAGCCGCTGCGGCGTGCGCTGTTTCCCGTCTTCATCGTCAGCCAGACCTTGCCGCTGGTGGCGATCGCGCCGCTGGTGGTGCTGTGGTTCGGCTTCGGACTGGCGCCCAAGATCATGCTGGTGGCGCTCGTCACCTTCTTTCCGATGCTGGTGGCATTGGTCGAGGGCTATGAGGCGACCGAGGCCGAGATCGGGCAAATGCTGCGCGCCATGGGAGCAGGGCGCTGGCGCATCTTCGTGCTGGCGCGGCTGCCTTCGGCGCTGCCTTATTTCTTTGCCGGCCTGAGGATCTCCATCACCTATGCGGTGGTCGGCGCCATCTTCGCCGAATATGCCGGGGCCGCGAAGGGGTTGGGTATCTACATGCTCAACGCCAAGAACAATTTCCGCCCCGACCTGGTGCTGGCCGCCGTCGGTGTCAGCGCCGCGCTGACACTTGTCCTGTT is part of the Mesorhizobium loti genome and encodes:
- a CDS encoding LysR family transcriptional regulator; amino-acid sequence: MRGSDYAELKAFAAVVAHGNFARAAEGLRISASTLSQTIRQLEARLGLRLLNRTTRSLSLTEAGARLHARFAPAMAEMEAAVGDAAALRDTPAGILRVHMPSVAAATYLEPVLGRFYQTWPEIVLDVTIDDAAIDSVEAGYDVSARLGEFLEADMVAVPLGGAQRQLAVASPDYIARHGSPSAPADLLKHRCINWRRPGSAGLYAWEFARDGQWFSVAADGPLVVSSRDMAIAAAVQGVGIAFWAEELVRPLIDAGKLVSLLDAWCATFPGWFLCYHKQRHTPPAVRAFVDFLRHAHAGQTRSGG
- a CDS encoding ABC transporter permease; the protein is MVSSSVASRPIASLLVKAGPAMVSVGLLLLTWELYANYSGIKPTILPAPSRVFEQAMLNREALADNAIPTIRATLLGFACSLSAAFALSMLVDFFQPLRRALFPVFIVSQTLPLVAIAPLVVLWFGFGLAPKIMLVALVTFFPMLVALVEGYEATEAEIGQMLRAMGAGRWRIFVLARLPSALPYFFAGLRISITYAVVGAIFAEYAGAAKGLGIYMLNAKNNFRPDLVLAAVGVSAALTLVLFGLTVLLQRLAMPWERAGKETAGKGPRR
- the msrA gene encoding peptide-methionine (S)-S-oxide reductase MsrA, whose product is MATSTERAVLAGGCFWGMQDLIRRYPGVISTRVGYSGGDVANATYRNHGSHAEAIEINFDPAIISYRTLLERFFQIHDPTTHNRQGNDVGMSYRSAIYYTSDEQKRVAEDTVADVDASGLWPGKVVTEVAPAGPFWEAEPEHQDYLEKYPNGYTCHFVRPGWKLPVREKAVS
- a CDS encoding glycosyltransferase family 39 protein is translated as MAGIDESMDHWGPAGLLAAAVDSPSIWSSLIRHPWYLLAILCLTQILCWTLAPALVNVSPPNDVVEGFMWGREWVLLTYKHPQLPGWLLETSHLLTGSFRWPQYLLAQLVISATFVFVYLLARDMLGKTRALAAVLLMPSLYFFGWPTPQFNHDYTQMPFWAAICWLLWRATRDGGARWWLLMGLVSGVGLYAKFSTGLLLLFGALWLLCDARARSRLATPWPWLGLAVFVAVAAPLAVELYRMDFLPLTYAAWRDQWVLAHRSRFYYISVQIAGLCGFVLVLAISGLLRRSPPPQEPVARSTLIYLLWMGLGPAILVMAASLFTGAGEAWGAPMYNLAGVVALALLGHRLGAVEMRKLAICAFICIIGISGAYASIRWTKCNLRGRMDAVCWPAQKISDEAEAVWHAAAPGRLDIVGGHPLLAPLAGLNAYDKPSIFTELNMQYAPWITSQRLRDHGILLVWPGHDVPPYLQAWLGNTPVKTVLFDWSLKAPPVAISFAAVPPGAPQLPSVIDSLTRPGN
- a CDS encoding HMP/thiamine-binding protein, yielding MFSGAQISLYPMADDFVGVILGALGALDPWRDKLRIETDDISTLLVGPPEVLFPAMRDLFVAAARSGRHCVLSATISRGCPGEPDDPICRSDALGGPVGPLGPRKDAAIAAVRNAEATGQPAAAQFSLYVMGTDDHMDEIYGCIDFLKQSGVYERSKHFCTKLRGDAGAIFSALDEAFCRFGPGAGHVTLDVTVSANSPSAV
- a CDS encoding SDR family NAD(P)-dependent oxidoreductase, translated to MWKLNGKIALVTGASSGIGMATALALAAQDAVVAIAARRRQRLDDLAKRIHDTGGEVLVIEADITDEEQATAMVSRVLESYGRLDMLFNVAGVGVAAPFQNTTTSEYRAMVDTNILGLLYTINATMPAMKRQGSGHIVIVSSGTGRYIHPSVVYSGTKHAASAMAESLRREIGKDGIRVTVIEPGAVRTEFTANMRDDVRLAVEQRLGDMELLESEDIAAAMLYAVSQPPRVNVNILTLYPTQQA